The genomic region AGATATTTTTCTCGTTACGTAGGAGGGACAAAGTCCATCTTGATTTGCTTACATTCCATCCTATGTTACATAGTATATCTGAAAGCTGCTTTTATAACTATATAGTTATGTAGTAACATTTGACAGCCAAAAATATACCACTATAAAATGGGAAATAACAGCAACAATAGGTATCAAAATAAACTCTTAATTTTTCTCTACTACAAATATTGATGAATAGGATCTTTATGATGCAATAATTGGATAGACATTAAAATAATCTCTTAATTTTTCTAAGAGAAGCTATATTTTTATATTTAGTACATGAAAGAATAATACAATATAAAAATAAAACATCACATATAATCATATTAAATGCAAGATAGTTTGATGGTTATATTTGGCCCATCGTTCACAATATCCCGTGCATCATCAAGTTAGGTAGAAAACTAGACACTACTCTTTGGCGTGAAAAAGGATTGTTCAAATAATCTATACTATATGAAACAGTGACGCTTAAGAGAGCAGGTGAATTAGACTTTTAAAAAttatctctaaactaggccacaaataaattcaTAAAgcaaaaacctatgcaaataaacaaaataaaaggtgcaaactaggttttgtctgagtattgctatctctaccgcaaaagagttttacaacctaagttccaatcctaaatattctaactagaaagtagagattgaaacttaagtacttaatgtaaatACGGAAGGTAGTGATGCAAAATCCCGTGGATAACACTGGTATTTTTACCGGGGTATCCGAAACCACGCAAGgtctcgactaatcctcgttggtgcccttaCGCAAATGGTagagggccaagcaccatggacgagtaactctgtagagagtCGTGGGCCTTCTCCACATGCAAGCGATGCTCCGCTTCCGgtttcctctcggacgctccccgccgtcttgaCCATCGAGCTTCCAGCCAAAACGTCGggagcctcgttccctccggtacacgatggCAGCGGTGACACAAACGCGATTATCACTgtctcacaagactctcgccccactcagtGCAATATTACAATGACTCGCGTAAGAGCAAAGGGTTTGTGTGGGGTTTTCTTCCCTCACTTAACTAATTAGCATTGCACTAGAGCAAGCGCAATAACAGTCTAACTAGCCTAAGCACCTCGCAAAACACCTATACTAAtcaccggatgaatcccttatgcaCTTATGTGttggagctcttggaaatgtgcctcTATGCTTGGGATATGTTTATTGTGCTCCACACACCACTTATGACCGGTTGAAGCGGTATAAATAGCCTGCCCCTCAAATAGAGccattggacagaaagcagcttatcagacgcaccggatagtccggtgcacaccggacatgtctggtgcctcAGCCACACCAGTCGATCGTTTGAAAGGAGCCGCTGTCGACAATTGGAAAAGCTCTTGCCGACCGTTTgtcagattgtccggtgcacacgggATAGTATGGTGCTCTAGCTCCCGAGAGTCCATTTGCGGAGCTCTCTGCAAaggttgtccggtgcacatcggacagtccaacGACTTCATACATGACAGTACGGTACGCTACCAGTGCGCTGGTTGACTGCCCTTTTCTTGTATACTTCAATCTTTTATCCTTGGGCTCttttggtcttgagtcttggacttatgcttgatatttgttgatcttCTAATTatcttttaggtcttcttttgaggtgttgcattcttagagcctcagtccaatcctattttacatcatgtgaactacaatcacaaatacttgaagaacattagaccacaaggttatgttgatcatcgaaCACCAAAATTCTTAATCAAATTGaccgaggtccattttccttacatataCGTTAAACTCACCACCTAAGAACTTCTTAGAAATTCATTGATTACACAATGGAATTGCTATGAAAATCTCATCGAATTAATGAACAAGACGATTTTATGATATTACAAATGCATCTGTTTTCACCGTCAATCATATTGACAATCATATGAAGTAGACGATAACAATACATCTAACTTGGATATATAGTCTTTCCCAAGCTGAAAGATACACACAAAGTTAGCCTCGATATTGATTCCAGATAGTATGGGCAAGTTGTGCGAGTGGTCAGAAGAAAAATCGACCTAATCGTATGCCTCAATGGTGATTTCAATCAGTATTGGCAAATAAGATGTGCGACTACACCAACAACGACATCATCCCTTCCAATCGATGCTACAACCAAAGCAAAATAGATCTAATCTACTAGGCATATTTCTTACATGCAAGCCATCCATATAAAAACTACATAGAGCTAGTTATGATAGCACTGCATGAAAAACATATACGCTACACACTAGCATATCTACCACGATCAATCAAGATAACATGCGAGTAGTGGATTATTGGTCGTTATCACTGGACACGCAATATAGTGGAAAAATAATACGCGATGTAGTGAAAGTATTCGAACGTTCTCGTGTACCAATAGTAGCAACATATTCACATGTGCTCAAGTTCGTTGCCAATCAACATCGCATGAGCATCTCCATTGTATCTACACATGCGAGGATAAGACGATGTGACACTGGTGTGCTAGCACTGTATTCCCATCGAGAGAAACTGCACCAATCTTGAGCATCTACAACCCTAGGAGAGAGCGTGGCGGTGGCTAAGATTATTCTCTCAAGTACACTAACCCATATATATATAAACTCTTGCTAATGAGCTGTTATCCTAAAGATTTAGTATTTTCATAGATTATAATTGCCTCTTAGATATATATTCTTCTACGGCTTCTGTGAAAATTTTAGTACGAGGAAGCTGCTTTCTGGGTAGAAGCTGAGAGAAAGCTAATTGGTTTGTTTTTAAGAAGGAAAACAGATTTGGAAGAACAATGAAGACCTAACTTTCACACTGACACTGTGGAGTGTGGTGCGTGCTGTCAATCGAGTCTAGGCCCATCCAGCCCACTGTCCAGTAATGTTGGTTGGCCCAAAAAGAAAAGGCATTAACAAGACAACGGCCGGGCCGCTCGTCGTGTCTCCTCGACTCCTCTCTTCTTCCTCCGCTCCACTTCCTGCACCCGCTTCTTCCCCCAAAGGCCAAAACCCTAAatctcctccctccctccctccaagCACCTAGCTGCCGCCGGTTCCCGCGTATGGGAGGGTCGCGGCGCAAATTGAAGCGCTCCCGCACTAAGGTCCGCGTGGGGCTTCCCCGCCGGAAACCCAATGAATTCAAGGCGGCCTTCGAACTCCCCGAGgcactcgccgccgccgccggggccggggcgggctgGGACGCGGAGGGCAGCGTAGTGAAGAACTACGCCGCGTTCGGGGTGGTGGCCAACCCAAACCTACTCGGTGCGCACTCCCGCGGCACGCCGCGGCTCGTCCAGAGCGCGGCGCTGCAGGCGCCCGACGTCGCCGCCGCGCATGCACCCGTCCCGGAGTTCGAGCCAATCGATACCGGCAGCGACCTCGAGGACGACGGTCAGCCCCTTAAACTCCCTCCCCTCTGCTCCTTTTGGTGGTGCTTATTTGGAACTTATGTAATTGAGTTGCCATAGACAGTGGAATAGTTGGTTTAGTTCGCATGTTCCCTAAAGTTCTGATTACCAAGGTACATGATAAGGTTAAACTGGATAAGGATGTTTCTCGTTCAATTACGTTGACTGGGATGCTTAGAAGCCATGGTTATTAGCTCTAGTGAATTCACTATTCTCAGAGATTGATCAAACAAAAGCCTTGGATCTAATTATTTTCATTAGCTATTGCAACACATGCTGAAGCTTGTCTTGGACTGTATTTTCTCTGAATTGTGAATGTTTGCTTTGAAGTGCCAAATACTATGAAACACTCTTATTCTAGAAAACGAGGTAGGATTAAAAAAAAATCCGATTTCTTCTACACTTTAATCTAGTAAGGGATCACTTGATGTTTTAATCTTTACAGAATAGAATAGCATTTGTTTCATAACAAAAACATTTTTCTATAAGATAGAACAATGATTAATGAGTATAGAATGCAGCTGTTGTACTAAAAATTATAAAGTGCACATGGTTTTGCTTAACATAGTGTTAGATAAATGATCTGTCATGGCTACCTGAAGTTGTAAAGAGTTCGGCCAGTTTTAGCATCTGATTTCGAAAAATAAATCAATTTGTTAAAAGTGCACCGTGTTGAACACAAAATTCAACTTGAATGGTTTCATGCTAGTTGTCGATGTCTGCAGTAGTCTTGTGTATTACCATAATGATGCATAGTATAAAGAGTAAAAGAATGTGGTCTTGTGGAAAAAAAAAGGTGTTTGCTATGCACCAGGTAACAAGTATGTTCCGTCCAACATGAACTGCGATATATTCCAGCAATGGATC from Zea mays cultivar B73 chromosome 6, Zm-B73-REFERENCE-NAM-5.0, whole genome shotgun sequence harbors:
- the LOC100276978 gene encoding uncharacterized protein LOC100276978, which translates into the protein MGGSRRKLKRSRTKVRVGLPRRKPNEFKAAFELPEALAAAAGAGAGWDAEGSVVKNYAAFGVVANPNLLGAHSRGTPRLVQSAALQAPDVAAAHAPVPEFEPIDTGSDLEDDDLKSALGKKRKDGKSAPLQPLTKVQRVCIGRLIEKYGDDYKAMFMDTKLNAMQHSVGTLKKLCERHHVDGKIFVYPL